In Pyrus communis chromosome 1, drPyrComm1.1, whole genome shotgun sequence, the following are encoded in one genomic region:
- the LOC137735641 gene encoding large ribosomal subunit protein bL31c-like, producing MALNLTTSFLRGTPCPSLLPHKKVCGGGGSSAGNCRSVVTCRKKDIHPQFYEDAKVYCKGELVMTTGGTQKEYVVDVWSGNHPFYLGNRSGMLVDDDQVEKFRKKYGELSQIMEIPVLKGEIILPSRRKAAAGKGGKKK from the exons ATGGCGCTCAATCTAACCACCTCATTCCTCCGAGGAACACCCTGCCCCTCTCTCCTCCCGCACAAGAAG GTCTGCGGCGGCGGCGGGTCGTCGGCGGGGAATTGCCGCTCTGTGGTGACGTGCAGGAAGAAGGACATACACCCGCAGTTTTATGAGGACGCGAAGGTGTACTGCAAGGGGGAGCTGGTGATGACGACGGGTGGGACCCAAAAGGAGTACGTGGTGGATGTGTGGTCGGGCAACCACCCCTTCTACCTCGGAAACCGGTCGGGCATGCTTGTCGACGACGACCAGGTCGAGAAGTTCAGGAAGAAGTACGGCGAGCTGAGTCAGATCATGGAGATCCCTGTCCTCAAGGGAGAGATTATTCTGCCCTCCCGCCGCAAAGCCGCCGCCGGCAAAGGCGGCAAGAAGAAGTAG
- the LOC137731892 gene encoding glucose-1-phosphate adenylyltransferase large subunit, chloroplastic/amyloplastic-like, which yields MDSCCATLRTNGFLGEGVRLGSKSRDLSAQFLKSSKFETRGRKLKPPGVAYSILTDVDNENVTFQAPLFETPKADPKNVASIILGGGAGTRLFPLTSKRAKPAVPIGGCYRLIDIPMSNCINSGIKKIFILTQYNSFSLNRHLARTYNFGDGMNFGDGFVEVLAATQTPGEAGKRWFQGTADAVRQFIWVFEDAKNKNVEHILILSGDHLYRMDYLDFIQKHIDTNADITVSCIPMDESRASDYGLMKIDQSGRIIQFAEKPKGPDLEAMQVDTTVLGLSDLEAMKSPYIASMGVYVFRTEVLLKLLRWSYPSCNDFGSEIIPSAVKEHNVQAYLFNDYWEDIGTVKSFFDANLALTEQPPKFEFNDPKTPFYTSPRFLPPTKVEKCRIMDAIISHGCFLRECSVQHSIVGVRSRLESGVELKDTMMMGADYYQTESEIASLLAQGKVPVGVGENTKIWNCIIDKNAKIGRNVVITNGDGVEEAERADEGFYIRSGITVVLKNATIKDGTVI from the exons ATGGATTCCTGCTGTGCGACATTGAGGACCAATGGGTTCTTGGGGGAGGGTGTGAGGTTGGGTTCAAAGAGCAGAGATTTGAGTGCCCAGTTTCTGAAAAGCTCTAAATTTGAAACCAGAGGTAGGAAGCTTAAGCCGCCTGGTGTGGCTTACTCCATTCTTACAGATGTCGACAATGAGAATGTG ACGTTTCAGGCACCACTATTTGAGACTCCAAAAGCTGACCCCAAAAATGTGGCTTCTATAATTTTGGGTGGAGGTGCCGGAACTCGCCTTTTTCCTCTCACCAGCAAGAGAGCCAAGCCGGCG GTTCCGATTGGAGGGTGTTACAGGCTGATTGATATCCCAATGAGCAATTGCATTAACAGTGGCATTAAAAAGATATTCATATTAACGCAATATAACTCGTTTTCCCTCAATCGTCACCTTGCTCGTACTTACAATTTTGGGGATGGTATGAATTTCGGAGATGGATTTGTGGAG GTTTTGGCTGCCACGCAAACGCCGGGAGAAGCTGGAAAGAGATGGTTCCAAGGAACTGCTGATGCTGTCAGGCAATTTATATGGGTCTTTGAG GATGCAAAGAACAAAAATGTGGAGCATATACTGATACTATCAGGCGATCATCTATATAGGATGGACTATCTGGACTTTATACAG AAACATATTGATACAAATGCCGACATTACAGTTTCATGTATACCCATGGATGAAAG CCGGGCATCAGATTACGGACTCATGAAAATAGACCAGTCAGGGCGTATAATCCAATTTGCTGAAAAACCAAAAGGCCCTGACCTAGAAGCAATG CAAGTTGACACCACTGTTCTGGGGCTTTCTGATCTGGAGGCTATGAAATCTCCTTATATTGCATCGATGGGTGTTTATGTGTTCAGAACTGAAGTCCTACTTAAGCTGTTAAGGTGGAGCTATCCTTCTTGCAATGATTTTGGCTCCGAGATTATTCCATCAGCTGTGAAGGAGCACAACGTCCAG GCATATCTATTCAATGACTACTGGGAAGATATTGGAACTGTAAAGTCTTTCTTCGATGCAAACTTGGCCCTCACAGAACAG CCTCCGAAGTTTGAATTCAACGATCCAAAGACACCTTTCTACACCTCTCCTAGATTCTTGCCACCTACAAAAGTTGAAAAATGCAGG ATTATGGATGCAATTATTTCTCATGGTTGCTTCTTGCGAGAATGTAGCGTTCAACACTCCATTGTGGGTGTGCGCTCACGTCTAGAGTCCGGAGTCGAACTTAAG GATACTATGATGATGGGTGCAGACTACTACCAAACGGAATCCGAGATTGCATCTCTGCTAGCTCAAGGAAAGGTTCCAGTTGGTGTGGGAGAGAATACCAAAATCTG GAATTGCATAATCGACAAGAACGCCAAGATAGGAAGAAATGTGGTGATCACAAATGGCGAT GGAGTTGAAGAAGCAGAGAGGGCAGACGAAGGATTTTACATAAGGTCGGGAATCACTGTCGTATTGAAGAACGCAACGATTAAAGATGGAACTGTCATCTAA